Proteins found in one Kangiella sediminilitoris genomic segment:
- a CDS encoding YccF domain-containing protein has protein sequence MSLLLNIIWLIFGGFFVSMGYIAGGIALCFTIIGIPWGFQCFKLAIFALFPFGQDTRMRDRPAPQDLINIILNIIWLIFGGIWVMINHIFWGVVLCITIIGIPFGIQHFKMVKLALWPFGRQIYSTNGDSLF, from the coding sequence ATGTCACTACTCTTGAATATCATATGGCTTATTTTTGGAGGCTTTTTTGTCTCGATGGGCTATATTGCTGGCGGAATTGCGCTTTGCTTTACCATCATTGGCATCCCCTGGGGTTTCCAGTGCTTTAAACTAGCTATCTTTGCTTTGTTCCCATTTGGCCAGGATACCCGCATGAGAGACAGACCGGCTCCACAGGATTTGATTAATATTATTCTGAATATTATCTGGTTAATCTTTGGCGGAATCTGGGTCATGATCAACCATATTTTCTGGGGTGTTGTACTGTGTATTACCATCATCGGTATTCCCTTCGGTATTCAGCACTTCAAAATGGTGAAGCTAGCGCTTTGGCCCTTTGGACGCCAAATATACAGCACTAACGGCGACTCACTATTTTAA
- a CDS encoding GNAT family N-acetyltransferase, whose protein sequence is MIIKSTQRLLLRHINANDAKFLLKLYNQPAFLQQIGDRGVNTINNAKNFILRTQQNYKRYGFWLYLVEDKVSGEPIGVNGLIQRDYLEAPDIGFAIDEKHWRQGFAFESSQAVVEHAREIGQKELLAITSPDNENSIKLLTKLGFDFSKCDDLEGNGEEINLYHFNLLA, encoded by the coding sequence ATGATCATCAAAAGCACTCAGCGTCTCCTTTTACGGCATATCAATGCCAACGACGCTAAGTTTCTGTTAAAGCTCTATAACCAACCTGCTTTTTTGCAGCAGATCGGTGATCGTGGAGTAAATACTATCAACAATGCTAAAAATTTTATTCTTCGTACCCAGCAAAACTATAAGCGCTATGGTTTCTGGCTTTACCTTGTTGAGGATAAGGTCTCAGGTGAACCCATCGGGGTTAATGGCCTCATTCAGCGAGATTATCTTGAGGCACCCGACATAGGTTTTGCCATAGATGAAAAGCATTGGCGACAGGGCTTTGCTTTTGAATCATCCCAGGCTGTGGTTGAGCACGCCCGGGAGATTGGACAGAAAGAACTGCTTGCTATCACCAGTCCTGATAACGAAAACTCGATTAAGCTACTTACTAAACTTGGTTTCGATTTTTCAAAATGTGACGACCTTGAAGGTAACGGTGAGGAGATAAATCTATATCACTTCAACCTGTTAGCGTAA
- a CDS encoding malate dehydrogenase, giving the protein MKEPVRVTVTGAAGQICYSLLFRIASGEMLGKDQPVILNLLEITPALKVCEAVAMELNDCAFPLVKDVVVTDDPAVAFKDSKIGLMVGAKPRGPGMERKDLIADNGKIFSSLGKVIDEVADKDIRICVVGNPANTNAYILAANAPSINQRNITALTRLDHNRAIYQLAEKSGSDIASVKKMTIWGNHSVTQVPDITFTQIDGANAADKVDAAWAKEEFIPTVAKRGAAVIAARGASSAASAANAILDHMRDWCLGSESGDWVSMAVPSDGSYGIEKGLIYSYPVVCKDGDYEIVQDLDVTDFIKGKMVESETELKEERDTVSDLL; this is encoded by the coding sequence ATGAAAGAGCCTGTTCGCGTTACGGTAACCGGAGCAGCCGGTCAAATTTGTTATTCTTTACTATTCCGCATTGCCAGCGGCGAAATGCTAGGTAAAGACCAGCCAGTAATTTTAAACCTTCTAGAAATCACACCAGCACTAAAAGTTTGTGAAGCGGTAGCTATGGAGCTAAACGACTGCGCATTCCCATTAGTGAAAGATGTTGTGGTTACAGACGATCCAGCAGTTGCATTTAAAGACTCTAAGATCGGCCTGATGGTTGGTGCTAAACCGCGTGGACCAGGCATGGAACGTAAAGATCTTATCGCTGATAACGGTAAAATCTTCAGCTCGCTGGGCAAAGTGATCGACGAAGTCGCTGATAAAGATATCCGCATCTGTGTGGTTGGTAATCCAGCTAACACTAACGCTTATATCTTAGCTGCAAACGCACCAAGTATTAACCAGCGCAATATCACAGCGCTAACCCGTCTTGACCACAACCGTGCGATTTACCAGTTAGCAGAAAAATCTGGTTCAGATATCGCTAGCGTTAAGAAAATGACTATCTGGGGTAACCACTCTGTTACACAGGTTCCGGATATTACTTTCACTCAAATCGACGGAGCTAACGCTGCAGACAAAGTTGACGCAGCCTGGGCTAAAGAAGAGTTCATTCCTACCGTTGCTAAGCGTGGTGCGGCAGTGATTGCAGCGCGTGGCGCTTCTTCCGCAGCTTCAGCAGCAAATGCTATCCTTGATCACATGCGTGACTGGTGCCTTGGCTCTGAATCCGGTGACTGGGTCTCTATGGCGGTTCCGTCAGATGGCAGCTATGGCATCGAAAAAGGTCTTATCTACTCATACCCAGTAGTATGTAAAGACGGCGATTACGAAATCGTTCAAGACCTGGACGTAACTGATTTCATCAAAGGTAAAATGGTTGAGTCAGAAACAGAACTTAAAGAAGAGCGCGACACAGTATCTGACTTACTGTAA
- the recG gene encoding ATP-dependent DNA helicase RecG, with translation MAISKLASNVNLANLDCTSLKGVGPKLAEKLQRIHVRNVLDLLLHLPLRYEDRTQIKPIASLQDGDRALIKVQVELAQVQYGKRRSLVCRASDQSASIDFRFFYFNKSQQQRLQKGAEFYAFGEVRRFGYQCTMVHPELTAVDSNNAAPLLDSLTPVYPTTEGLHQNSLRQLTRQAVALLAKHPIDNLLPEPIQKQFNLPDINQALTWIHTPPKDAKPEALQEFSSPSAKRLICEELLAHQLSMMLQRYKQKEQNAPAFKANGALQQQLISLLPFTLTQAQTRVTSEIIHDLQTSEPMLRLLQGDVGAGKTLVAALAALQAIESGYQVAIMAPTEILAEQHFISFSQWMDNLGIETTFLVSKLPAKDKKLAMEKIANGEAKLIVGTHALFQKEVSYHKLGFAIIDEQHRFGVNQRLALKQKAAEGFQLHQLMMTATPIPRTLAMTVYADMNVSVIDELPPGRTPVQTVALSDQRRDQVIRRIATACQDENRQVYWVCTLIDESEEVQCQAAETTASQLAEQLPNLKIGLVHGRLKSEQKQLVMDRFKQGELDILVATTVIEVGVDVPNASLMVIENPERLGLSQLHQLRGRVGRGSIESHCVLLYQQPLSNNAKARIQVMRDTNDGFVIAEEDLKLRGPGELLGTRQTGDIGLRFADLVRDSELVEELQQVAQDLAADSPQLAKRITRRWLGSRQDFAEV, from the coding sequence ATGGCTATTTCCAAACTCGCTTCAAACGTCAACCTGGCTAACCTTGACTGTACCAGTCTTAAAGGGGTTGGCCCTAAGCTCGCTGAAAAGCTACAACGCATCCATGTACGGAATGTGCTCGACTTATTGTTACATTTACCGCTGCGTTATGAAGACCGTACCCAGATAAAGCCGATTGCCAGCCTACAGGATGGTGATCGGGCTCTGATAAAGGTTCAGGTTGAACTGGCGCAGGTTCAGTACGGAAAAAGACGTTCGCTTGTATGTCGAGCCAGTGATCAGAGTGCCAGTATTGATTTCAGATTTTTTTACTTTAATAAAAGCCAGCAGCAACGTTTACAAAAAGGTGCCGAATTTTACGCATTCGGTGAAGTTCGTCGATTTGGTTATCAGTGCACCATGGTTCATCCCGAGTTAACGGCGGTGGACTCCAACAATGCGGCACCTCTCCTTGATAGTTTAACGCCTGTCTACCCCACCACCGAAGGACTGCATCAAAATAGTTTGCGCCAGCTGACACGACAGGCAGTAGCTTTACTGGCAAAGCATCCAATTGATAACCTTCTACCCGAACCCATTCAGAAACAGTTCAACTTGCCCGATATCAACCAGGCTCTGACCTGGATTCATACTCCGCCGAAAGATGCCAAACCAGAAGCCTTACAGGAATTCAGTTCACCTTCGGCGAAACGACTGATCTGTGAAGAGTTATTAGCACATCAATTAAGCATGATGCTTCAACGCTATAAACAAAAAGAACAAAATGCTCCTGCCTTCAAGGCGAACGGAGCGCTTCAGCAACAACTTATTTCGCTACTGCCCTTTACTCTGACCCAGGCTCAAACCCGCGTTACCAGTGAGATCATTCACGACCTTCAAACAAGCGAACCCATGCTGCGTTTATTGCAAGGGGATGTTGGTGCCGGTAAGACATTAGTCGCAGCTCTGGCCGCTCTCCAGGCAATAGAATCCGGTTATCAGGTTGCGATTATGGCACCGACTGAAATCCTGGCAGAACAACACTTTATTTCTTTCTCACAATGGATGGATAACCTTGGAATCGAAACTACATTTCTTGTCAGTAAACTACCGGCCAAGGACAAAAAGCTGGCAATGGAAAAAATTGCCAATGGTGAAGCCAAACTAATCGTTGGAACCCACGCGCTTTTTCAAAAAGAAGTGTCCTACCACAAGCTGGGTTTTGCCATCATTGATGAACAGCATCGCTTTGGTGTGAATCAGCGGCTCGCTTTAAAGCAGAAAGCGGCCGAAGGTTTTCAGCTGCATCAATTGATGATGACCGCAACACCGATTCCAAGAACCCTCGCGATGACTGTCTATGCTGATATGAATGTTTCTGTCATTGACGAGCTCCCTCCCGGCCGAACACCAGTACAGACCGTAGCTCTTTCCGATCAGCGGCGCGATCAAGTCATAAGGCGAATTGCCACTGCATGTCAGGATGAAAACCGCCAGGTTTACTGGGTATGTACCCTGATCGATGAATCAGAAGAAGTGCAATGTCAGGCAGCAGAAACGACCGCTAGTCAATTGGCCGAGCAGCTTCCAAATCTTAAAATTGGCCTGGTTCATGGCCGCCTAAAGAGTGAGCAGAAGCAGCTGGTGATGGATCGCTTCAAACAGGGTGAGCTTGATATTCTGGTCGCCACCACGGTAATAGAAGTAGGCGTTGATGTCCCAAATGCCAGCCTGATGGTCATCGAAAATCCAGAACGCCTGGGTTTATCCCAACTGCATCAGCTACGCGGCCGTGTTGGTCGTGGCTCCATAGAAAGTCACTGTGTCCTGCTTTACCAGCAGCCTCTGTCTAATAACGCTAAAGCCAGAATTCAGGTTATGCGTGATACCAACGACGGCTTCGTTATTGCCGAAGAAGACCTTAAACTTAGAGGGCCAGGTGAACTATTGGGCACTCGCCAAACCGGGGATATTGGCCTTCGCTTTGCCGATCTGGTCCGCGATTCCGAGTTAGTTGAGGAATTACAACAGGTTGCCCAAGACTTGGCCGCAGATTCTCCGCAGCTTGCCAAAAGAATCACCAGGCGCTGGCTTGGTTCACGACAGGATTTTGCCGAGGTATAA
- a CDS encoding hydrogen peroxide-inducible genes activator — protein sequence MTLTEFRYIVAVARERHFGRAAEACFVSQPTLSVGVKKLEEQLGITLFERSKSDVRTTPQGEAVVEQAQRILEQVSLLKQLAKQNSDQLDGPLKIGAIFTIGPYLLPSLIPQLRELAPKMPLHIDEDYTHNLRTKLRHGELDAIIVALPFDEPEVEVVPLYQEDFIALLPEKHPWVKRDSLRIVDIADEVMIMLGAGHCFRDQVLEACPQCKDSSLNPQKDWITGSSIETIRQMVASGLGISVIPKSAADFHNEKLGLVTREFDEPKPSRQVALAYRRSFPRKQALDLIKQALNTIEVPGTPINS from the coding sequence ATGACATTAACAGAGTTTAGATATATTGTAGCTGTTGCCCGTGAAAGACATTTTGGGCGAGCAGCTGAGGCATGCTTCGTCAGCCAACCGACACTCAGCGTTGGTGTAAAAAAACTGGAAGAACAACTGGGGATTACCCTCTTTGAGCGGAGTAAGTCCGACGTGAGAACCACACCTCAGGGTGAGGCTGTAGTCGAGCAAGCGCAACGAATTCTAGAGCAGGTCAGTCTACTGAAACAGCTGGCCAAGCAAAATTCTGATCAGCTGGATGGTCCTTTAAAGATAGGGGCTATTTTTACTATCGGTCCCTATTTGCTGCCATCGCTTATCCCCCAGCTTCGTGAGCTGGCACCAAAAATGCCGCTTCATATTGATGAAGACTACACACACAATCTGCGCACTAAGCTCCGTCACGGCGAACTGGATGCAATTATTGTGGCTCTCCCTTTCGATGAGCCAGAAGTTGAGGTCGTTCCTTTATATCAGGAAGACTTTATTGCACTGCTACCAGAAAAACATCCGTGGGTTAAACGCGACAGTTTGCGTATTGTGGACATTGCCGATGAAGTCATGATCATGCTTGGCGCGGGTCACTGTTTCCGCGACCAGGTATTAGAAGCGTGTCCGCAATGCAAAGACAGTAGCCTCAACCCACAAAAAGACTGGATTACGGGAAGCTCAATTGAAACCATTCGTCAGATGGTAGCCAGCGGACTCGGCATCAGTGTGATTCCAAAATCTGCTGCCGATTTCCACAACGAGAAACTCGGCTTGGTCACCCGTGAGTTCGATGAACCTAAACCCAGTCGTCAAGTAGCACTGGCCTATCGCCGCAGCTTCCCGCGTAAGCAGGCTTTGGATCTGATCAAACAGGCTCTCAATACCATCGAGGTTCCCGGTACACCAATTAACAGCTAA
- a CDS encoding rhodanese-like domain-containing protein — protein sequence MTLIKQSPIIDLRSPSDYIAGHIMGAVHLPLDQLDGLWHELPSKGSKVQLCLYEDDRETVMAMMADRQFDVETVILHSQLGQFSLEIGSTNNRVWKGNPLLEKYTHLLSPELGTSPVAIDIGCGSGRDVILMGLLGYKVIALDVFDEALARVERSARRWALDVITLQLDCRQQPEAMIELFEEHSPQLIMQSRFLHRPLFDLYENYLPSGCKLAIHTFLEGAAKYGKPKKADFLLKNEELPERFSDWKVLLNQEHRLGDGRPLSMFIAQNTQDE from the coding sequence ATGACTCTTATAAAACAATCGCCAATCATCGACCTTCGGTCTCCATCTGACTATATTGCTGGTCACATTATGGGAGCGGTACACCTACCACTCGACCAGCTGGATGGTTTGTGGCATGAACTACCCTCCAAAGGCTCAAAAGTTCAACTCTGCCTTTACGAGGATGACAGGGAGACGGTGATGGCAATGATGGCTGATCGTCAATTTGATGTAGAGACCGTTATTTTGCACTCTCAATTAGGTCAGTTTTCACTGGAAATCGGTAGCACCAATAATCGAGTATGGAAAGGGAATCCTTTGCTGGAGAAATATACTCATCTGCTCTCTCCAGAACTGGGTACAAGTCCTGTAGCCATTGATATTGGTTGTGGCTCAGGTCGAGACGTTATTCTGATGGGATTACTTGGCTATAAGGTTATCGCCCTGGATGTTTTTGATGAAGCGTTGGCTAGAGTAGAACGTTCAGCTCGACGGTGGGCGCTTGATGTCATTACTCTTCAGCTTGATTGTCGACAGCAGCCCGAAGCAATGATTGAATTGTTTGAGGAGCACTCGCCTCAATTGATAATGCAAAGCCGCTTTCTTCACCGCCCCTTGTTTGACCTTTATGAAAACTATTTACCGTCAGGTTGCAAACTAGCCATACATACTTTCCTTGAGGGTGCGGCCAAGTATGGAAAACCTAAAAAAGCAGACTTTTTACTCAAAAACGAAGAACTTCCTGAACGCTTTTCAGACTGGAAGGTCTTACTCAATCAAGAGCACAGGCTGGGGGATGGACGCCCGCTGTCTATGTTCATAGCCCAAAACACTCAGGACGAGTAA
- a CDS encoding DUF418 domain-containing protein, with product MIITTTQLSPTTGNERFHSLDLIRGIAVAGILIMNIYAFANIFAYYLNPYAIEEPTTLDLGTWAFTHIFADQKFYTLFSMLFGAGILLMAERARDSQISPAKLHYKRMFWLLVFGVIHAIFIWYGDILVTYAIAGLWVFLFALRTEARTKLIVGSIFITIILILMAGFALSAEQIPEKDKIDMIDMLIPSPELIQRETEPYISTYGAQLEHRIQFFLANLPMAAFFFGFFRIGGSMLIGMGLYQLGVLTAQRSRSFYIKLTAFGLISGLSLTLYDTYALLTSQFDFATAMFSFMALNSLAALFMALGYIGLFCLWVQSNVWQGFRARLEAVGKMAFSNYIAQSLICTTLFYSHGFGLFAQLSRFELLMIVFIIFTAQLLWSPWWLKHFKFGPLEWLWRSLSYFKIQPFKR from the coding sequence ATGATCATTACAACAACTCAGTTATCACCCACCACAGGAAATGAACGGTTCCATTCTCTCGACTTGATTAGAGGAATTGCGGTAGCAGGCATTCTAATCATGAATATCTACGCCTTTGCTAATATTTTTGCTTACTACTTGAATCCCTATGCTATTGAAGAGCCTACCACATTGGACTTAGGAACCTGGGCCTTTACTCATATCTTTGCTGACCAAAAATTCTATACATTATTTTCAATGCTATTCGGTGCTGGAATTTTACTGATGGCCGAACGCGCTAGAGACAGCCAGATATCGCCTGCGAAGCTACATTACAAAAGAATGTTCTGGCTACTGGTGTTCGGTGTTATTCATGCTATTTTTATCTGGTATGGTGACATCCTTGTGACTTATGCGATCGCAGGTCTTTGGGTATTTCTGTTTGCCCTGCGCACGGAGGCTAGAACTAAGCTAATAGTCGGCAGTATCTTCATTACAATTATCTTAATACTCATGGCAGGCTTTGCTCTATCCGCCGAGCAGATTCCTGAAAAAGACAAAATCGATATGATCGATATGCTAATTCCTTCACCGGAGTTGATTCAGCGGGAAACCGAGCCCTATATTTCAACCTACGGGGCCCAACTAGAGCATCGTATCCAATTCTTTTTAGCCAACCTGCCGATGGCAGCATTCTTCTTTGGTTTTTTCCGGATCGGTGGTTCCATGCTTATCGGTATGGGTCTTTACCAACTTGGCGTTTTAACCGCTCAACGTTCGCGTTCTTTTTATATAAAACTGACAGCTTTTGGTCTGATTTCTGGGCTATCACTTACCCTGTATGACACCTATGCGCTGCTCACTTCTCAGTTCGACTTTGCTACGGCTATGTTCTCATTTATGGCCCTTAACAGTCTTGCCGCCCTATTCATGGCACTAGGTTATATTGGTCTTTTTTGTTTATGGGTTCAATCAAATGTGTGGCAAGGATTCAGAGCTCGCCTCGAAGCAGTTGGGAAAATGGCTTTTTCGAATTACATTGCGCAGAGCCTGATTTGTACTACACTCTTCTACAGCCACGGTTTCGGTCTATTCGCCCAACTCTCGCGGTTCGAATTATTGATGATTGTATTTATTATTTTTACAGCGCAATTACTGTGGTCTCCCTGGTGGCTTAAACACTTCAAATTCGGTCCACTTGAGTGGCTTTGGAGAAGCTTAAGCTATTTTAAAATCCAACCCTTTAAGCGCTAA
- the trmH gene encoding tRNA (guanosine(18)-2'-O)-methyltransferase TrmH: protein MLDRSPTRYQKIIELLSNRQPDLTVFMDEVHKPHNLAAIVRTADAVGIGHVHAVFPPEVSYSGHHTSSGSKRWVTTHKHPDLQTGIKEVKSQGMQVLAAHFSDKAVDFRSIDYTKPTCILVGSELVGVSDEAAELADKHVIIPMVGMVQSLNVSVATALILYEAQSQRDEAGMYGEMKVPQEEVDYILFNALHPTIKKYCDKHQMRYPKLDDQGEIDDPEWDQLRRKI from the coding sequence TTGCTAGACCGTAGCCCTACTCGATACCAAAAAATTATCGAGCTTCTTTCTAACCGTCAGCCCGACCTGACTGTTTTTATGGATGAAGTCCATAAGCCACACAATCTCGCTGCCATTGTACGGACCGCCGATGCGGTTGGTATCGGTCATGTTCATGCTGTTTTTCCACCCGAAGTAAGTTATTCAGGTCACCACACTTCCAGCGGTAGTAAGCGTTGGGTAACAACCCATAAGCATCCCGACTTACAGACAGGAATCAAGGAAGTTAAATCACAGGGAATGCAAGTTCTCGCCGCACACTTCTCTGATAAAGCCGTTGATTTTCGAAGCATAGACTACACCAAACCAACTTGTATCCTGGTTGGTTCTGAGCTGGTTGGGGTGTCCGACGAAGCCGCCGAGCTGGCTGATAAGCATGTCATTATTCCAATGGTAGGAATGGTGCAATCACTCAATGTTTCCGTTGCGACTGCTTTAATCCTCTACGAAGCACAGAGCCAACGCGATGAGGCTGGCATGTACGGTGAGATGAAGGTACCACAGGAAGAAGTTGACTATATTTTATTTAATGCGCTTCATCCCACTATTAAAAAGTACTGCGATAAACACCAGATGCGCTACCCTAAGCTTGACGATCAAGGTGAAATCGACGATCCAGAGTGGGATCAACTAAGGCGCAAAATTTAA
- a CDS encoding RidA family protein — protein MTKKVINTDKAPAAIGTYSQAVKAGNVVYLSGQIPLIPATMELVESFEEQVHQVFKNLSAVCEASGGSLDEISKLNIFMLDLGHFATVNEIMSQYFTEPYPARAAIGVKELPKGADIEMDAIMTLNEG, from the coding sequence GTGACGAAGAAAGTCATTAATACCGATAAAGCCCCAGCTGCTATCGGTACTTATTCTCAGGCTGTTAAAGCAGGTAACGTGGTTTACCTTTCAGGACAGATTCCTTTAATCCCTGCAACAATGGAACTTGTTGAGTCTTTTGAAGAGCAGGTTCATCAGGTATTTAAAAATCTTAGCGCTGTTTGTGAAGCCTCTGGCGGCTCTCTGGATGAAATATCCAAATTGAATATTTTTATGCTCGACCTTGGACACTTCGCTACGGTGAATGAAATCATGTCACAATATTTCACCGAGCCCTACCCCGCTCGTGCTGCCATCGGTGTAAAGGAGCTTCCAAAAGGCGCTGACATCGAAATGGATGCTATCATGACTTTAAATGAGGGCTAA
- the spoT gene encoding bifunctional GTP diphosphokinase/guanosine-3',5'-bis pyrophosphate 3'-pyrophosphohydrolase, whose protein sequence is MPYFADLKNVLESYLEPKQVADAERAYQVAECAHDGQMRSSGDPYITHPVAAANILAELKLDHQTIMAALMHDVIEDCDVTKQDLTEQFGDTVADLVEGVSKLTQIDFQSKEEAQAENFRKMMMAMTQDIRVILIKLADRLHNMQTLGALRPDKRRRIARETLEIYAPIANRLGIHRIKEQLELLGFANLYPLRYKILKNSVKKVRGHRKEVVERITKQLRERLNESGLKCQVIGREKSLYSIYKKMRDKVGNFHEVMDIYAFRVITDTEDSCYRVLGQIHNLFKPIPGRFKDYIAIPKANGYQSLHTVLRSKSGMHIEVQIRTELMDQMAEHGVAAHWLYKTGTSHHPAETKAREWLQSLVELQQNVGDSIEFIENVKIDLYPDEVYVFTPKGKIIELPKGATPVDFAYAIHTDIGNTCIACKIDKQFSPLSTPLVNGRTVEIITAPGSRPNPAWLSYAVTGKARTNIRNFVKNMRHDEAVHLGRRLLEQSLKKSLDEFREDQLEQITEVTRYSSLDDLLAGIGLGKIASALVAHRLTSDEAEIKEVKDKSQPSEERSPLAIKGTEGLVIKYAKCCRPIPGDPIMAYVSPGRGFNVHRENCPNIQRAHKQNDHYVPVQWADELESEFATELRLHVFNQRGVLAQVTNIIANQDGNIVNVDINELDGDVNIITFLMGVKNRVHLANIIKKLRVIPFVNKVYRYPDIQPKGHKRDEESH, encoded by the coding sequence ATGCCTTATTTTGCAGATCTAAAAAATGTTCTTGAGAGCTATCTAGAACCTAAACAGGTCGCGGATGCAGAGCGTGCTTATCAAGTCGCTGAGTGTGCACATGACGGACAAATGCGCTCCAGCGGCGACCCCTACATCACTCATCCCGTTGCAGCAGCAAATATTCTGGCCGAGCTGAAGCTTGATCACCAGACCATTATGGCTGCTCTAATGCATGATGTGATTGAAGACTGCGATGTTACCAAGCAAGACTTGACTGAGCAGTTTGGCGATACGGTTGCAGATCTTGTGGAAGGAGTCAGTAAGCTGACGCAGATTGATTTCCAATCAAAAGAGGAAGCCCAGGCCGAAAACTTTCGCAAGATGATGATGGCCATGACGCAGGATATCCGCGTTATTCTCATTAAGCTTGCTGACAGGCTGCATAACATGCAGACTTTAGGAGCTTTACGTCCCGATAAGCGCCGACGTATAGCCCGTGAAACTCTGGAGATCTATGCCCCGATTGCTAACCGACTGGGTATACACCGCATAAAAGAGCAACTCGAGTTACTGGGGTTTGCTAACCTGTATCCTCTGCGTTACAAAATCTTAAAAAATTCAGTCAAAAAGGTTCGTGGACACCGTAAAGAAGTTGTCGAGCGGATCACTAAACAGTTAAGAGAACGGCTGAATGAAAGTGGCCTGAAGTGTCAGGTCATTGGTCGAGAAAAAAGTCTTTACAGTATCTATAAAAAGATGCGTGATAAAGTCGGTAACTTCCATGAGGTCATGGATATTTACGCCTTTCGAGTCATCACAGATACTGAAGATTCCTGTTACCGGGTCTTAGGCCAAATCCATAATTTATTCAAACCCATTCCTGGACGATTCAAAGATTATATTGCGATCCCAAAAGCTAACGGCTATCAATCTCTGCATACCGTTTTGCGTAGTAAATCCGGAATGCACATTGAGGTCCAAATTCGTACTGAGTTAATGGATCAAATGGCCGAGCATGGTGTGGCCGCTCACTGGTTGTATAAAACTGGAACATCGCACCATCCGGCCGAAACCAAAGCACGAGAATGGCTACAGAGCCTTGTGGAGTTACAGCAGAATGTTGGAGACTCCATCGAATTTATTGAGAACGTAAAAATCGATCTCTACCCGGACGAAGTGTATGTATTTACACCCAAGGGTAAAATTATTGAGCTGCCCAAAGGGGCAACACCGGTTGATTTTGCCTATGCTATACATACGGATATCGGAAATACCTGTATTGCCTGTAAAATTGACAAACAGTTCTCTCCCTTGAGCACACCGCTGGTCAATGGCCGTACTGTAGAGATTATTACAGCTCCCGGTTCCCGACCTAATCCAGCGTGGCTGAGTTATGCAGTTACCGGTAAGGCTCGTACAAATATAAGAAACTTCGTTAAAAACATGCGTCACGACGAAGCAGTGCATCTTGGTAGAAGACTGCTTGAGCAGTCACTTAAAAAGTCTTTAGATGAGTTCCGTGAAGACCAACTGGAACAAATTACCGAAGTCACCCGCTACAGTAGCCTGGATGATCTTCTTGCCGGAATTGGTCTTGGTAAAATTGCCAGTGCACTGGTGGCTCACCGCCTGACTAGTGATGAAGCAGAGATAAAAGAAGTTAAAGACAAGTCCCAACCCTCGGAAGAACGCTCCCCCCTTGCAATCAAAGGTACCGAAGGTCTGGTTATCAAGTATGCAAAATGCTGCCGACCAATTCCCGGGGATCCAATTATGGCTTATGTCAGTCCCGGTCGAGGCTTTAACGTTCACCGAGAGAACTGCCCTAATATTCAGCGTGCTCACAAACAGAACGATCACTATGTTCCGGTACAGTGGGCAGATGAACTGGAAAGTGAATTCGCCACAGAGCTTAGATTGCATGTATTCAACCAGCGGGGAGTGTTGGCCCAGGTAACTAATATTATCGCTAACCAAGACGGTAATATTGTTAACGTTGATATCAACGAGCTGGATGGTGATGTTAATATTATTACGTTCCTGATGGGCGTTAAAAATCGTGTGCATCTTGCCAACATCATAAAAAAATTGCGTGTGATACCTTTCGTTAATAAAGTGTATCGCTACCCTGATATTCAACCGAAAGGACATAAACGTGACGAAGAAAGTCATTAA
- the rpoZ gene encoding DNA-directed RNA polymerase subunit omega has product MARVTVQDAVEVVGNRFDLIMLAAKRARQIADGTHDPKVEWDNDKPTVVALREIEEGLTTAETVAADERAAEQEQESRPVLF; this is encoded by the coding sequence ATGGCACGAGTAACAGTTCAAGACGCAGTAGAAGTGGTTGGTAACCGCTTTGATTTAATCATGTTGGCAGCGAAGCGCGCGCGTCAAATCGCTGACGGTACGCACGACCCTAAAGTTGAATGGGATAATGACAAGCCAACGGTAGTTGCTTTACGTGAAATTGAAGAAGGCCTTACCACGGCTGAAACAGTAGCAGCTGATGAACGTGCAGCCGAGCAAGAGCAGGAATCTCGTCCGGTTTTATTCTAA